Proteins from one Periplaneta americana isolate PAMFEO1 chromosome 6, P.americana_PAMFEO1_priV1, whole genome shotgun sequence genomic window:
- the ec gene encoding uncharacterized protein ec isoform X3, with protein MLRQSELFSQLQFSQESALPPDALRRALAESFFDQQRFQLGFMDDAAECFENILLRIHFHIASGEAEDMCSARHCIPHQKFAMTLVEQSVCGACGATSEPLPFTQMVHYVSASALTAQARQNPPGSAHPDMFGQLLRKAGGMGDIRDCPSACGAKIQICRTLMNRPEIVSVGVVWDSERPTIEHIMDVFATVGTSLRLSDVFHSVVDHRWAAATAHSLVGVVTYYGKHYSTFFFHTKLRVWIYFDDATVREIGPRWEQVVEKCRRGRYQPLLLLYAVQGGTPVSTESAPKSIIPVQISSPNHRDLAKTSRSFPSQPSSTSTPNQGQAIRRSVTPSPEKSSSNSAPRRAITPNPEGPNHHYNNQRHQQMLPRPCSDYQNLTDIQAAIFNGDKNQGVDVVDGDLGNGEPSYISRRAVENVLSYQQKKHQMVQRSNSGGSYTGQVTGGFGNGSTSSGDGINMPEHLNIPRRRDSGNWSGDRNSASSSSSTSMENPYLYIVGKMGPRVVSQNGQQQQQPQSGVPRSPTGIKPGDLSSSSSGPYDAGYDSYSLSSTDSLPLQQGLKHNLQLAQIPEGLQAGGGTGCLYQQARVPATGDDCERLCLEADQLLDKSRATEEASDLETALVLCHAAVTKARAAMDAPYNNPQTLTFARMKHNTCVMRVRSLHRRLLQTQQENQSNGADKDDGGLEIRHSREGSGGSGRSSGSKSAGNHSRQSSRDKTASSQHSRQNSRELLTQIPAGGTTVATTTTMDKPSKNIEIYATLPKKKLGGSSRGGKARAGNDNNHIVEDEEYVLYDRPGRERSLYSGRGILGKKKDDEKNAREKRARSEERNKNTRDYSLALSSASLTLPKDGKKEKNKVEDVSKKANGNSSGEVKQGKKQHKIRRKLLMGGLIRRKNRSMPDLREGQEGAEGVGRTDRGIESKGVAGVKASQDDSSVGLKGADKTAATGTLSGYLSEGHLEYTGGGNPNLERSKLMRKSFHGSAGKVLHVPKVPPPPPLRTTSQLSAKPESSARDSTGVERPQFPLPSDSSNFHPAYSHFHRPGHTGEPHRISHNPSIQTSTTAYNYSFEPQSLPYLPTYSADMNHPQAVNECIYQQRIQGDAVMYANGGILCDSRGQFLHGNQLVTQAEVHNEHNSSVTVYTCEQNDQNGSETQQENPSELSNNSPPNLPLPPYPSPLNSVSHSRQASEDFPPPPPPLDTAVATEAINKLVTLGTEESVQMNRLSPNLQQQQVAPSSLLMQLQQKRQQILAKEMSVAANRDFEPESTSSGKSGEEWLKELQAKQAERKLKKLQSGMADAANKSGQEASGAINGTNHDKKPSSVKDLASRFENIRLHTGVLKTQMPVCNTEPEVRLAKTVTSSALKNPTFSVPVTNGASGRVSPFLPHERTTSGSQTVQPSVNLNASFDSSTNFLTNCPPNLRENRSDNVFDTGVLSVKKRNSSSGSSVECLLSVGGNAVSEQEVHELLPTANASPNTETKNESISPGNTDKEVRKRTGKKKNVTFCDQVILVATAEDEEEDNYIPNPILERVLRSAFNSKQEAQSQPSEPHIEVRSLQGSELHPESRAMLNVKETPYQQQPKLVEHPHPPYQKVPLQPTHNTNQYNTGYQHPPQQTQHVPQQTHVQLQHQIPQHDPRSPYKPIHPDMLRTQQVHHYPVSSDQIRVHPPYQHVPIPHQMYGHTQDRNTHPSYLPPGTAPQQNLYHHQQRVMMPSHQQSVSHPTVNQFPEQQGNSVSSASLPGYNDIIQIPPEYQHPPQPHHQSNMLYYHHQQQQQQQFANTVHHSLPALSNGHPGHPLQYQQRQPMMNASNQQTAGRVGDPSYSQQTQQAAPPYQHPPVRQPQANTKEGQNQNGNKDAGRRVEKKLPPVIDNACHLCRKKQVTPPAIYCSDCDYYMSRFRPRN; from the exons AGTGCGTGTGGTGCTAAGATCCAGATCTGCCGAACACTGATGAACCGTCCGGAGATCGTGTCTGTGGGCGTGGTGTGGGATTCGGAGCGCCCCACAATAGAGCACATCATGGACGTGTTCGCCACAGTGGGCACATCCTTACGTCTGTCAGATGTCTTCCACAGCGTGGTGGACCATCGCTGGGCGGCAGCCACAGCCCATTCCTTGGTTGGCGTCGTCACCTACTATGGCAAGCACTACTCTACCTTCTTCTTCCACACCAAGCTCAGAGTATGGATTTACTTCGACGACGCAACTGTGCGTGAGATCGGTCCTCGGTGGGAGCAAGTTGTTGAAAAATGTCGTCGGGGTCGTTATCAACCCTTGCTACTCCTCTACGCAGTTCAAGGTGGGACGCCCGTCTCCACAGAAAGTGCACCTAAATCTATTATACCAGTCCAGATTTCATCCCCGAACCATAGAGACCTAGCAAAAACATCCCGTTCATTCCCTTCACAGCCATCGTCAACTTCGACCCCTAATCAAGGGCAGGCAATCAGACGTTCTGTCACCCCGAGCCCTGAGAAGTCTTCCAGCAACTCGGCTCCCAGGAGAGCGATAACCCCAAATCCTGAAGGACCGAATCACCATTATAACAATCAACGCCACCAACAAATGCTTCCGCGACCTTGCAGTGACTATCAGAATCTCACTGACATTCAGGCTGCAATCTTCAACGGGGACAAAAACCAAGGGGTGGATGTTGTCGATGGAGATCTTGGAAACGGCGAACCTAGCTACATCAGCCGTCGAGCGGTTGAGAACGTGCTGAGTTACCAGCAGAAGAAGCACCAGATGGTGCAGAGGAGTAACAGTGGCGGCAGCTACACAGGTCAGGTGACGGGGGGTTTCGGAAATGGGTCGACGAGCTCGGGCGACGGCATCAACATGCCGGAGCACCTGAACATCCCTCGCAGGAGGGACTCGGGCAACTGGAGCGGGGACAGGAACAGCGCGTCCTCGTCCTCCTCCACGTCGATGGAGAATCCGTACCTGTACATCGTCGGCAAGATGGGGCCTCGCGTGGTGTCGCAGAATggtcagcagcagcaacagccgCAGTCCGGCGTGCCTAGGAGTCCAACAGGGATCAAGCCTGGGGATCTGTCCAGCTCCAGCAGTGGCCCGTACGATGCAGGCTACGATTCTTACTCTCTGTCCTCCACCGACAGCCTGCCCCTTCAGCAGGGCCTGAAGCATAACTTACAG TTGGCACAGATACCAGAGGGACTGCAGGCAGGTGGAGGCACAGGTTGCCTGTACCAGCAAGCCAGAGTGCCAGCTACAGGAGACGACTGCGAGCGTCTGTGTCTGGAAGCAGATCAGCTGCTGGACAAATCCCGCGCCACTGAAGAGGCCAGTGACTTGGAGACAGCCCTCGTTCTCTGCCATGCTGCTGTTACAAAGGCTCGTGCTGCCATGGACGCTCCATACAACAACCCACAGACCCTGACATTCGCACGCATGAAGCACAACACCTGTGTGATGCGGGTGCGGAGTCTTCATCGACGCCTGCTGCAGACGCAGCAAGAGAACCAGAGCAATGGTGCAGACAAGGATG ATGGTGGCTTAGAAATACGTCACAGTAGAGAAGGGAGTGGTGGTAGTGGCCGAAGTTCTGGTAGCAAATCTGCTGGTAACCATTCCCGCCAGAGCTCGAGGGACAAAACAGCTTCTTCACAGCATTCTCGGCAAAACAGTCGTGAGCTGCTGACTCAGATCCCAGCAGGCGGAACAACTGTAGCTACCACCACAACAATGGACAAGCCTTCTAAGAACATCGAGATCTACGCAACTCTGCCGAAGAAGAAGCTGGGAGGGAGCTCCAGAGGAGGCAAAGCACGGGCAGGTAATGACAACAACCACATTGTGGAAGATGAAGAATATGTGCTATACGACCGTCCAGGGAGGGAACGGAGCCTGTACTCAGGGCGAGGCATCTTAGGAAAGAAGAAGGATGACGAGAAGAATGCCAGGGAGAAAAGAGCGAGAAGTGAGGAgagaaacaaaaatacaagagATTATTCCTTGGCATTGAGCTCTGCTTCACTGACGCTTCCAAAAGAtggtaagaaagaaaagaataaagtcGAAGATGTGTCCAAGAAGGCCAATGGGAATTCTTCCGGCGAGGTGAAACAAGGGAAAAAGCAGCATAAGATACGTAGAAAACTGCTGATGGGAGGGCTCATCAGGAGGAAGAATCGATCCATGCCGGATCTGCGGGAAGGACAAGAAGGCGCAGAAGGTGTTGGGAGAACAGACAGAGGGATAGAGTCCAAAGGCGTGGCTGGAGTGAAGGCTTCACAAGACGATAGCAGTGTCGGCTTGAAAGGTGCTGATAAAACCGCCGCAACCGGCACCCTCAGCGGGTACTTGTCAGAAGGGCACTTGGAGTATACCGGCGGTGGCAATCCAAATCTTGAGCGTAGCAAGCTCATGAGAAAAAGTTTCCACGGGAGTGCTGGTAAAGTTCTGCACGTTCCCAAGGTTCCTCCTCCCCCTCCACTACGTACAACTTCACAGCTCTCTGCTAAGCCTGAGTCTTCTGCTAGGGACAGCACAGGCGTGGAGAGGCCTCAGTTCCCTCTGCCGTCAGACTCCTCTAATTTCCATCCGGCATACTCGCATTTTCACAGACCTGGTCACACTGGCGAGCCCCACAGAATATCCCATAATCCTTCCATTCAGACATCAACCACAGCCTACAACTATAGCTTTGAGCCTCAGTCATTGCCCTACCTTCCTACTTACAGTGCAGACATGAACCATCCGCAAGCGGTGAATGAATGCATTTACCAGCAAAGAATACAAGGTGATGCAGTAATGTATGCAAATGGAGGGATTCTCTGTGACAGCAGAGGTCAGTTCTTGCACGGAAATCAACTAGTGACGCAGGCAGAAGTTCACAACGAGCACAACAGCAGTGTGACTGTGTACACGTGTGAGCAGAACGACCAGAACGGCAGCGAGACTCAGCAAGAAAACCCATCAGAGTTGTCCAACAATTCTCCACCTAACTTACCCTTGCCACCATATCCCAGTCCTCTGAATTCTGTGTCACATTCCAGACAAGCAAGTGAAGACTTCCCTCCTCCACCCCCACCGCTGGATACTGCAGTAGCCACAGAAGCAATTAACAAACTTGTGACCCTCGGCACTGAGGAGTCTGTCCAGATGAACCGCTTGTCACCAAATCTGCAACAACAGCAAGTGGCCCCCAGCAGTCTTCTAATGCAACTACAACAAAAGCGACAGCAGATCCTAGCAAAGGAAATGTCTGTTGCAGCAAACAGAGACTTTGAACCCGAAAGTACGTCCTCTGGGAAGTCTGGAGAAGAATGGCTCAAGGAACTACAAGCAAAACAAGCAGAAAGGAAACTGAAGAAACTGCAGAGTGGTATGGCAGATGCGGCAAATAAGTCTGGACAAGAGGCAAGCGGTGCAATAAACGGTACAAACCATGACAAGAAACCTTCATCGGTGAAGGACTTGGCATCGAGGTTTGAAAACATTCGTCTGCATACCGGTGTGCTCAAGACTCAGATGCCAGTGTGTAACACAGAACCTGAAGTTAGACTTGCTAAAACTGTAACAAGTTCAGCTCTCAAAAATCCTACTTTTTCAGTTCCTGTAACAAATGGTGCTAGTGGTAGAGTGTCCCCTTTCTTGCCTCATGAACGGACTACGTCTGGTTCCCAAACGGTGCAGCCAAGTGTGAACCTGAATGCGAGTTTCGATTCCAGTACAAACTTCTTGACAAACTGTCCACCGAACTTGCGTGAAAACAGGTCGGATAACGTGTTTGACACAGGGGTGCTTTCTGTTAAGAAACGTAATAGTTCTAGTGGTTCGTCTGTAGAGTGCTTGTTGTCTGTAGGTGGAAATGCAGTGTCCGAACAGGAAGTCCATGAGTTGTTACCCACTGCGAATGCCTCGCCTAATACAGAAACTAAAAACGAGTCAATATCTCCTGGAAATACAGATAAAGAGGTGAGGAAAAGGactggaaagaagaaaaatgttacGTTCTGTGACCAGGTGATACTCGTTGCAACTGCAGAGGATGAAGAGGAGGACAATTATATTCCAAACCCAATCCTGGAGCGAGTTCTGAGGTCGGCATTCAACAGCAAGCAGGAAGCTCAATCACAGCCATCTGAACCTCACATCGAAGTGAGGAGCCTCCAAGGCTCTGAGCTTCATCCAGAATCAAGAGCGATGCTGAATGTTAAAGAGACTCCGTACCAGCAGCAGCCAAAACTGGTCGAACATCCACATCCCCCATATCAAAAAGTGCCATTGCAACCCACACACAACACTAATCAGTATAACACAGGTTACCAACATCCACCACAGCAAACACAACATGTCCCTCAACAAACACATGTCCAGTTACAGCACCAGATTCCACAACACGACCCAAGATCACCCTACAAGCCTATTCACCCAGACATGCTGCGGACTCAACAAGTTCATCATTACCCTGTTTCCAGTGATCAGATACGCGTCCATCCACCCTATCAACATGTACCTATACCACATCAGATGTACGGTCATACCCAGGACCGCAACACGCACCCCAGTTACCTACCACCTGGCACGGCACCTCAACAGAACCTCTACCACCATCAACAAAGAGTAATGATGCCTTCCCATCAACAATCTGTATCTCATCCAACAGTGAATCAGTTTCCAGAGCAACAAGGAAACAGTGTTTCCAGTGCGTCGTTACCTGGATACAATGACATCATTCAAATCCCTCCTGAATACCAGCACCCTCCACAACCCCATCACCAATCGAACATGCTGTATTATCACCATcaacagcaacaacagcagcagttTGCAAATACGGTTCATCACTCTCTACCTGCACTGAGTAACGGACACCCAGGTCATCCCCTTCAGTATCAGCAGAGGCAACCAATGATGAATGCATCGAACCAACAGACTGCAGGACGTGTGGGTGACCCTTCTTACTCTCAACAAACACAGCAAGCCGCTCCACCATACCAGCACCCACCAGTGAGACAACCCCAAGCAAACACGAAAGAAGGACAAAACCAGAATGGCAACAAAGACGCAGGAAGGCGTGTTGAAAAGAAGCTGCCTCCAGTCATCGATAACGCTTGCCATCTCTGTCGAAAGAAGCAAGTGACGCCCCCCGCGATATACTGCAGCGACTGTGACTACTACATGTCCCGGTTCAGGCCCAGGAACTGA